ATCGTGCGCATGGTGCACGCCGTAAACTCGGGCCACCCCGGTGGTTCCCTCGGCTGCACCGATTTGCTGGTTGCCCTGTATTTCCGGGTGATGAAGCATGACCCCAGCTTCTCGATGAACGGCGTGGGCGAAGATCTGTTTTTCCTGTCTAATGGGCACATTTCGCCGGTATTCTACTCCGTACTGGCCCGCTCCGGCTACTTTCCGGTAAGTGAGCTGGCTACTTTCCGCAAGCTGAACTCCCGTTTGCAGGGCCACCCCGCCACCCACGAGCACCTGCCCGGTATTCGCATTGCCTCGGGCTCCCTGGGTCAGGGCCTGAGTGTAGCCACCGGCGCGGCCCAGGCTAAAAAACTGAACGGCGACGACCGCACCGTCTATGTGCTGATGGGTGACGGCGAACTGGAAGAAGGCCAGGTATGGGAAGCAGCCATGTACGCCCCGCATCATAAAGTAGATAACCTCATTGCCTTTGTAGACCGCAACGGCCAGCAGATAGACGGCCCCACTGATAAAGTTGGCGGCCTCGGCGACCTGCGCGCTAAGTTCGAGGCCTTCAACTGGCTGGTGCTGGAAACCGATGGCAACGACCTGACCAAGCTGATAGCTACCATTGAAGAGGCACAAGGCCTGCTGGGCCAGGGCAAACCCGTAATGGTGCTGATGGACACCCAGATGGGCTTCGGCGTTGATTTCATGATGGGCTCGCACAAATGGCACGGCGTAGCGCCCAACAACGAGCAGCTGGAAATTGCCCTGCAGCAGCTCATCGTAGAGCACGGCAGCGACTACTAAGCCCTTTTCAGTAAATCCAATACTGCGGCGAAAATCCTACCGTTTCTTCTGCAGCAGCTAGTATATTACTGAACCGAGATACCGGCCTGCCTCCAGGGGGCGGGCCACTCGGGGGCTTGGGCTTGTTCTATGCGCTATCCACCGGTTTTCCTGCGGTACCTCCTGATTTTCTGCGCCCTGTTGCTGGGGAGCAGTAGCCTGCATGCCCAGAACCAGCCTTCGGTGAAGACTCGCACCACGCGTATTCTGTTTTTGCTGGATGCCTCGGGTTCTATGCTGGCGCCCTGGGAAGGCGAGCCGCGCATGGAAGTGGCCAAACGCCTGCTGGCGAAAATGGCTGATTCTCTCAACGCCTACCCTAATCTGGAGCTGGGCCTGCGGGTGTATGGCCATTTGCACGATAAATCGGAGAACAACTGCGAAGACTCGCGGCTGGAGGTGCCGTTTGCCGCCAAGAATGCCCGCGCTATCAAGGACAAGCTCAAGCAGATAACGCCGCAGGGCAATACGCCCATTACGTATTCCCTGATGCAGTCGGCCGGCGACTTCCCCACGGACAAGAACAGCCGCAACGTCCTGATTCTGATTACCGACGGGCTGGAATCCTGCAAGGGCGACCCTTGTGCCACCTCCATTGCCCTGCAGCGCAAGCGGGTGTTTCTGAAGCCTTTCGTCATCGGCATTGGCGCCGAGCATGAGTTTGGCAAGCAGCTGGAATGCCTGGGCCAGTACTACAACGCGGCCGATGTGAAAACTTTCCGCACCATCCTCAACGATGTTATTGCGCAAACGCTGGCCAAAACCACCGTGGCCATTAACCTGACGGATGCCGATGGCCGGCCCGTGGAAACCAACGTGAACCTCACCTTCATCAACAACATCACCGGGGCCATTGAGTACAACTACGTGCACTACCGCGACGACAAGGGCAAGCCCGATGCCCTCGACATCGACCCGCTGCAGAGCTACGACTTAGTCATTAATACCGTACCTGCCCTGCGCGCCAATAACCTGCAGCTAAAGCCCGGCAAGGCCAATGTGCTGTCGTTTAAGTCGCCGAGGGGCACGTTGTGGCTGCAGTCGCCGCCGCTCTCGCCCAACCCGTATGGTACCATGCAGGCCGTCATCCGGCAGGCCGGGGAACCCGCCACGCTGGTGGCGCGCACCTTCGGCAACCGGCAAAAGCTGCTCACGGGCAAGTATGAAGTGGAAATCCTGACGCTGCCGCGCATCACCCGCCACATTACCATTCGCCAGGGTCAGGAAACCGTGGTAACCTACGATGCGCCCGGCACCCTGAATATCATTACCGATCTGAAAGGCTACGGCAGCATTTACCGCCTCAACCAGGATGACTCCCAGACGTGGATTTACAACCTGCCGGAAGGCGGCAGCAGCAAAATGAATGTGCCGCTGCAACCAGGAAATTACCGACTGGTGTTCCGCTCCAAAAATGCCACCGGCAGCAAGTTTTCCGACGCTCGCACATTTACGATTAAATCGGGGCAGACTACGTCGGTTAGCCTGTTTGGAAAATGATAAAGTCGTTTGTCATCCTGAGTGCAGCGCAGCAGAGTGAAGGACCTTCCTCACCTAAGTGACCAGCCTGATTCAACTCCCTTAACAGCATGTTGGCGCATCAGTATTATGTATCTATCGTCACCAATCCGGCCAAAACCACCGTGTACATTGGCGTGACGAATGATATACGGCGCCGCATTCAGGAGCATTTTGAAAACCGCGGCAACCGCAACACCTTTGCCGGGCGCTACTTTTGCTACAACCTGATGCATTATGAGTTTTTCGAGCACGCCGAAGGTGCCATTGCCCGCGAGAAGGAAATCAAAGGCTGGACCAGAGCTAAAAAAGATGCGCTGGTTGCCGCCAAAAATCCGCAGTGGCTTACGCTGAATTACGCGGAGTTGTGAGGTGAGAGCATTGAATTGGCCTGGTCACTTAAATGAGGAAGGTCCTTCACTCCGCTGCGCTGCACTCAGGATGACAGAATAAACAACGACAAACAAGTCCCCAAGACCCTAAGTACTTAAGAACCCAACATGAAAGACTTCCCCTACACCGAATCGAAAGACACACGCTCCGGCTTTGGGGCGGGCCTGCACGAGCTGGGCAAAACCAACCCCAACGTGGTAGCCCTCTGCGCTGACCTCATCGGCTCCCTGAAAATGGATGCCTTTGTAAAGGACTTCCCCGAGCGGTTTTTCCAGGTGGGCATTGCCGAAGCCAACATGATGGGGCTGGCCGCCGGCCTCACCATTGGGGGTAAAATTCCCTTTACGGGCACCTTCGCCAACTTTAGCACCGGCCGCGTGTACGACCAGATTCGGCAGAGCATTGCCTACTCCGGCAAAAACGTGAAAATCTGCGCTTCGCACGCCGGCCTCACGCTGGGCGAAGACGGCGCCACCCACCAGATTCTGGAAGATGTGGGCATGATGAAAATGCTGCCCCACATGTGCGTTATCAACCCCTGCGACTACAACCAGACCAAAGCCGCCACCCTGGCCATAGCCGAGTACGAAGGCCCCGTGTACCTGCGCTTCGGCCGCCCCGTGGTGCCCAACTTCACCCCGGCGGACCAGGAGTTTGAAATCGGCAAAGGTGTGCTGCTGAACGAAGGCACCGACGTAAGCATTTTTGC
The Hymenobacter sp. DG25B genome window above contains:
- a CDS encoding transketolase; protein product: MSQDTSLAAQATANPKTIAELQQIAAQVRRDIVRMVHAVNSGHPGGSLGCTDLLVALYFRVMKHDPSFSMNGVGEDLFFLSNGHISPVFYSVLARSGYFPVSELATFRKLNSRLQGHPATHEHLPGIRIASGSLGQGLSVATGAAQAKKLNGDDRTVYVLMGDGELEEGQVWEAAMYAPHHKVDNLIAFVDRNGQQIDGPTDKVGGLGDLRAKFEAFNWLVLETDGNDLTKLIATIEEAQGLLGQGKPVMVLMDTQMGFGVDFMMGSHKWHGVAPNNEQLEIALQQLIVEHGSDY
- a CDS encoding vWA domain-containing protein, with the translated sequence MRYPPVFLRYLLIFCALLLGSSSLHAQNQPSVKTRTTRILFLLDASGSMLAPWEGEPRMEVAKRLLAKMADSLNAYPNLELGLRVYGHLHDKSENNCEDSRLEVPFAAKNARAIKDKLKQITPQGNTPITYSLMQSAGDFPTDKNSRNVLILITDGLESCKGDPCATSIALQRKRVFLKPFVIGIGAEHEFGKQLECLGQYYNAADVKTFRTILNDVIAQTLAKTTVAINLTDADGRPVETNVNLTFINNITGAIEYNYVHYRDDKGKPDALDIDPLQSYDLVINTVPALRANNLQLKPGKANVLSFKSPRGTLWLQSPPLSPNPYGTMQAVIRQAGEPATLVARTFGNRQKLLTGKYEVEILTLPRITRHITIRQGQETVVTYDAPGTLNIITDLKGYGSIYRLNQDDSQTWIYNLPEGGSSKMNVPLQPGNYRLVFRSKNATGSKFSDARTFTIKSGQTTSVSLFGK
- a CDS encoding GIY-YIG nuclease family protein, yielding MLAHQYYVSIVTNPAKTTVYIGVTNDIRRRIQEHFENRGNRNTFAGRYFCYNLMHYEFFEHAEGAIAREKEIKGWTRAKKDALVAAKNPQWLTLNYAEL
- a CDS encoding transketolase family protein; translation: MKDFPYTESKDTRSGFGAGLHELGKTNPNVVALCADLIGSLKMDAFVKDFPERFFQVGIAEANMMGLAAGLTIGGKIPFTGTFANFSTGRVYDQIRQSIAYSGKNVKICASHAGLTLGEDGATHQILEDVGMMKMLPHMCVINPCDYNQTKAATLAIAEYEGPVYLRFGRPVVPNFTPADQEFEIGKGVLLNEGTDVSIFATGHLVWKAILAGKLLAEKGINAEIINIHTIKPLDAQMILESARKTRCVVTAEEHQMNGGLGDSVAQLLAREEPLPLEMVAVNDSFGESGTPDQLMEKYGLNETAIMAAVEKVMARRK